In the Telopea speciosissima isolate NSW1024214 ecotype Mountain lineage chromosome 6, Tspe_v1, whole genome shotgun sequence genome, TTTACATCCGTTCAATCttgtttgttcttgatttacaAATTTAGTTTTCGCAGTGATCTAGTTCTCTATAAGGAGTTCAAAAAACTAGTCCATCGTGTACGAATTCTAACCTAGTCTTCGAAAGAAAAGAATCAATTAATTAGGGATTCAATGTCTACCTGTAGAATCTGATATTTGGATTTAAACCCACCGCAACTTTCCCCCGAATTTTAATATCAGAAAAGATAATTCGGAGACCCGACTCCCATATAGTTTCAGCAAGAACAGGATCATTCACAGAAACACGGTCGTTGTCTCTAAAAGCTTCCCCTTTCGTCGGGCCGAGACTTCCCTGGTGGAGGAAACCAATGGACTCCGCAGCTTTAATAAATGCCATAGATTCAGCGGATGTGAAGAAATTTTGAACCTGAAAATGATGAACAAGACGACAATTGTGACAGCCCATCTTAATTCCACCAGAATTTCATATATCCAAATGGGTTTTTTCCAGATACCATTAAAATTCTTAAccttaatatttttttagatcttTCAACCCAACAAAAGTCTAAACAAATACATATGGAAGAAAAGGAATTCGTTGTTCGTACCATGAAGAGATGGGTGTCTTTTAGGCGCGTAATCTGGAGATCTCGTTTGGGCTTTATCACTGGCCACTTTGCTTTCTTCGCATCTCCTCCTCTTCCGCTCATCTCCGTCCCTTGCTTGTCTTCTACAGAACAACGAGAACTCCCCAACTATTGCGCGCTACTTCTCTTGATATTGGATTTGTTTACTTATAGAGGTCCCAAAGGGTAGCCACTAGCCATGGACGCTTATTTATGTTATAGAAGATAACTCTATCCGGGCGTATACGCTCTGCGGTCAGATACATGGGAGCAAAATGACTGTCCCGCCCCCATGAAATGCTCAAATGATGTTCCACTTGATACCCACTACACCTTCTATCATTGGGCCCGTGCATGCATAGAAGCCACGCTCCTACACAGAGAACACTCCCCCTTACATTATTTTAAAAGTTTTCTTCGATGGTTATTTTGGAAGTCTTTATACAACAAATCAAATACCTAACGTCCACTACTCAAATGTCAGTTTAAACAGTTTAGTTTAAACAGAGAGTTGGTCAAGCGgcaaaataaaactttgaaagtctcttaaaaatgattttttttaaaaaagtgattgaaaatttcaaataaaaatgcCAATAAATGGAAGGCCATCTAATTGAATTTAGTCTAGAATTTAGCACATGTTAAATCCAAATTCCAGGATGCTGCCTAAATATCCACAGATCAGAATTGTCACACCTCCCTTCCACATGGCACAATTAGATGGACTATAAAAGAGAATCTTTCCTTGACAACTATCGAATAGAAATTATGCCACAACTCACAAAGGTTTGCATTTACTCATTTAAATCTAGTTTGCTAATTTTGTACTTATCTCTTGCAAAAAAATTTAATCCTTTCATTAATATGCACATAAATATACACAATATTTATCTCCAAAACTCCACCCAGTGTAATTATACAACATATACCTTTAAACAATACATCTTTAGAGTGGGTTTGGTATGATTGAGATGAATTGTGACAAAAAATAATGGGTGCAAACATACACAAATTACAGTTCAAAAGAACAACTGGATGGAACCTTGTCCATATGTGGTGCCtattgaattttagcttgatTGGCTTCTACTGCAAAGTTTTGTAATTCAAGACAGTTGTGGACTGTGCAGGGTTGTCGCCGCAATCATGGATTGATTTGTGGATTAGATGGTAAGATTTTCTTGAATGGCTGAAAAATTTCCCAAAGTTCCCACTATGGTCCCTCCGACATCTGGGAAACTTTCACATCCACGAAGAGACTTCACCTTGCCCTTTGGGTCAACTTCGACTGGGTACTTCAGGAGGTGCCCTCTCATCTCTGTTACTTCATCGGCAGCAAATTGTCTCCAGTTCTGCTCCCCTAGGGACTTAACCCGTCTAACACATTCAAGGCTTTCAGGGTGTTCAAAACATTCCTCAAGATCTCCAATGTGCTCTTCCCACAGAGACATCCTATACCCATAAACCTACAGAAAGACATAAACCATACCAACAATGACTCGGGGCATACAGTCTTCAAGAGAATCGACATTAGATAAAAATGAGTTACATTTTGCTGGTATCAGAGGAAGACTAGCCATATCTGAATAAGCTTACCTGTCCACATGGATTAGATCCTTTTCTTCCCCATGTATGCAAGGGCTGATAGGCACCCATTGCAATCTCTGTGTCTCTCGTGCCTTCCATAGATCGCTGATTGATGTTTGCAGACCCCAAAATTACATACTCATCATCCACTATCATGCCTTTTGAATGAACATAGATCATAAAGCGTCGATTTTTCTGCGAGAATGCCTACATTACCAAGTTTCCGAGCATTAAgtcaaaaatgaagaaattgcATGGCATACACCAAGAGGCATAAAGCAATAAGGTAGGTGAAAACAACAGCAAAACGATACATGTAAGAAATAATTTACACTTGTCAAAGTGTAATTAATAAAATGAGACAATTAAGGTAGCAATAAGCCAATAAGTTGATGGGAGGGTGATAGAGAAATGGaaccaaacaaattttttttttgaaggagaGCTAGCGAGAGTATTCTGGTTTTGTATTGAGGGAATTTCTGATTTCCCATTTAGCAATAAAATTGTTTCTAACTGATCAAACCCCACCTCCCCActtcccacccccacccccacccccacccccactcaaaaatatatatatatatataacaaagaAGTGGAATATTAGtttaagagagagaggtgtATACC is a window encoding:
- the LOC122664709 gene encoding uncharacterized protein LOC122664709 yields the protein MSGRGGDAKKAKWPVIKPKRDLQITRLKDTHLFMVQNFFTSAESMAFIKAAESIGFLHQGSLGPTKGEAFRDNDRVSVNDPVLAETIWESGLRIIFSDIKIRGKVAVGLNPNIRFYRYKVGQRFGRHIDESVDLADGCRTHYTLLIYLSGGVRQKGNSHLGSNQDSSEDSLVGGETVFYDYRRGIAAEVAPVEGTALLHIHGDKCMLHEARNVTKGVKYVFRSDVAFA